TTACAATGTGTATAGGTTGCCGGCCATTATTATTAATGGTAGAATGTGGTTATATAATACTAGCCCAATATCCGCTCACAGAGTTAAGATTTCACAATTGTAATCACCAATATTCGGAGAGGAAAAGGGCTAATAGATGCGGGAAAACCCTAATAGGACATGTTTATCTTTTATTCATGTGAGAAACCAAGTTTGAAGGTAGAATTAAATGCTGTGACAGTCAATAAAAATATCCTGGGAAAGTTTTGAGGTGGAGAATTTGGAAGTTTCACTATAAGTAATTAATTGTAGAAGCTAACATTTTGATTATTTTCAGGGCATATGGCCGAAGATAAAGCTTCAGGCCGTTATGCATGAATTTTATAGGTGAAGAAGCTATGATTACTATAGAAACAGTAGACATATCTCAGCTAGTGGAATGGTTAAATGAAAAAGATGATAAATTGAGATATAATTCATTGCTTTTGTTGGAACACCTTTCAGAGGAATATGATGATGTATATCCTTTTTGGGATATTTTTTGTGAGAAATTAAGAAGTACCAATTCCTATCAAAGAAGTATCGGGGTAAGGCTTATCGCGGCTAATGTTAAATGGGACAGGGAAAACAAAATTGACATTATTATTGATGATTACTTAAGAATCTTAAATGATGAAAAGCCGATTATGGTACGCCAATGTATAAAGTCATTAGGTAAAATAGTTACTTACAGGACAAATTTACATAATAAAGTTGCAAATGGACTTATATTTATTGATATTATGAGTATTAAACCAACAATGAGGAAGCTGATATTAACTGATATTTTAAATATTCTTTTGTTAATAAAAAAATTTTGTTCCTCAGAAGAAATTGATAAATACATTACTAATGCACTTACAGGTGGTTTACTTGATAAGAAAACCATAAAACAATTAGAATTGATGTTGTAGGCCGTACCGCGACAGAAACAATTTTAATTTTGTGTAGGAGTGCAGTATGCAGGATATGATATTTAAGACAAAGGATTTTATTTTTTCTTATCGAGTAGCAGGAATATTAATATACAATGATAAAATATTGCTGCAAAAACCAGTGAATGATAATGGATACTCTTTGCCTTGAGGTCATGTTGCTTTTGGTGAAACATCATATGAAACACTAGTCAGAGAGTTCAAGAAGAAATTGGTGCTGACATAAAGATTGATAGACTTGTAATGATAGGGGAGAATTATTTTCCTTGGGGAAATAAACCTTGCCAGCAAATTGGTTTGTATTATTTAGTATCACTATGCAATGAAACTCAGATACCTCTTGATGGTATATTAAAAGCATATGATGAAATAGGTAATGAACGGATTGATTTAGATTTTTGCTGGATTCCTCTATCCCAAGTTAATGATATTAAACTTTACCCGTTGGAAATAAAAGAAGATATACTATCGCCACCTAAAAATATAAAACATTTTGTAACCTATCGGTATAAACAAGTGAGGTATATAGTCAAACAACAGATAATTTGATGGTAATAGTTTGAAAGGAAGAATTAATATGGCTACTTGGATGTCACATTTCAGGATTGCAGAGTACTTTTTGGATAAACTTGAGAACATATCAGAAATAGAGTTTATTGTTGGAAATATTGGACCTGATTGTGGAGAACCTAATTCTGATTGGAGCGAATTTACACCACCAAGAGAAATAACACACTGGAGAAATGAACGATCAGAATTCGGTGTTGATTTAGATGGATTTTATAATCAATATCTTGCTGAGCCCAATAGATATTTTTCTTTCTATCTAGGTTACTATATTCATTTACTGGCAGATATTGAATGGGAAAAGCAGATCTCTTGTCCTAAGATAAATAAATTTAAATCAGAGTTTGAAAAAAATAAACACTTTATTTGGGACATGAAAAAAGATTGGTATGATTTAGACCATTTATTTTTAAAGGAACATCCTACGTTTAAAGTTTTTTTGGTATTTTCAATGATTGATGAGTTTCCTAATAAATATTTAGACTATTATTCAGATACTGCAATAATTCGGCAAATTAAGTTTATAACAAATTTCTATAAAAACTATAGTGGGGATTTGAACCGTGAATTTATATATTTAACCAAAGAAGAGATGGATAAATACCATAAATAAAGCATGTATGGTAATTCATAATAAGCTAGTTGATAAAGGATTAATGAAGGAACTGCCATCTATGGCTGACTATGAATAACAGCCCTATCAGGCATAGATGGAGGTAATACCGGATTATGTCCAAATACTTGTATTTTCCCATCCTAAAACAGCACCTTTATATATTGTAAAAATGCTCAATGGAATCAGTGGAAGATGGCTGATGATGAAATGTTCTGAATTAAAGCAGGGGTTATGGAAGGACAACTTGTGAAATTCATCCTTTAGATCCTTTTAGATAGAGACAAGTGGGAAATATGGCTTAATGTATAAATATGATAAAAAACTAAATTTTGATACTGCTTGGTCATCAGTATTTGATTACATTAAATAATAAGGTATATAGAGCTGAGGGAAATCCTCTCAGAACATAATATATAGAGTATAAAATATATCAGATAAAATGGAAACCAGTTGCAGAGAAAATTTGAGCATCTTCAATGACGCAATAGTTCGAGAGGTTCTTGATGAATATTTTTTATCAAAAATTTAGGGCTCAATTAAGTATATAATGAGGAGAGATTATCAAAGGACTATTTTTGAATACTTGTGTCCAAATTGCTAAAGTAAAGCTCGAACCCCTAGGGGTTACGGTTATTGAAATTGAAAATGGTGAGGAACTTCCATTTAATAATAAACTACCTTTTGAAAATGACTACTTTGAAAGGCACCAATGCCTAAAGCATGTGTTATTACTTTTTTATTGACTGTTCAGGAAAAAGAATCTATTTGTGAAGAAGGAGAAGAATATGAAAAAAACCCAAGTTTATATTGAAAAATTACATAACTTAAAGGAATGGGACGAATATTTAATGCAAGAATCAGGTTTGCCAGGTCCAAGAGCTAATTTAGAATTAATTCAAGCAGTTGCAGAGGTTGGAAATGAGAGTAGATTTCTACATTTTCTCAGCTATACACCCGATATAGCCCCAGTTAATACCCAACAAGAATTTTTAGCCTGCTGTGGAACTGCAGGATTGGGAAAACTTGTGAAAAACGGAAAATCACAATATTTTAAAAATCTGCGGATACTGTCCTCTGATCCCCGTTGGCGGATACGTGAATGTGTAGCAATGGCACTTCAAATTTTTGGCGAAGAACATATGGAAGAACTTATAACAGAAATGGAAATGTGGGCAAAAGGTAATTGCTATGAAAAAAGAGCTGCAGCGGCTGCACTTTGCGAACCAAAGCTATTGAAAAAGAAAGAACAGTTATCAAAAGTTTTAGAAATACTTGATTATATTACATACTCATTAAAGGATATTATAGACAGAAAAGATGAAGGATTTATTGCGTTAAAAAAGGGATTGGCATATTGTTGGAGTGTTGCCATTGTTGCTTTTCCTGAAGAGGGTAAGCAACGATTTGAAAAATGGGTGATTTCTGATGATAAGGATATTATCTGGATAGTAAAAGAGAATCTCAAAAAAGATAGACTAAAAAGAATGGACAAGGAATGGACAGAAATGCTGAAAAAAGAATTAGTGGACAGATTTGATGAAAATCGAACAGACTAAGTGGTGCAAAAGACAAAAAATTATGATAAATAATATAAATAAGAAATCAAGAAGTTATTTAGTATTTGATATTTTCAGGAGGAAACATGTTAAAACAATCAATTCTTAACTCTTTATGCCTGACAGGTGTATCTTCAACAATTTCTCATATCTTTGGAATTGATGAACCAATATATGCATCAAATTCTTTAAAAGAAATAACGCAATTGACTGACAAATATTTTAACGGTGAAAAAGCTGACAGGGTACTGATATATAATCCGGATGCTATCGCGTTATGGCTATTTCAGAAGTATACAGAATTTTTTGGTGAAATTTTTAAACATACACAAATTGGTTTACCGGTTATTTCAGTAATGCCATCTGTAACACCTGTATGTTTTGCATCAATGTATACAGGAGCAATGCCGGAGATTCATGGCATTAAAGCATATGAAAAACCGGTATTAAGGACAGACACTCTGTTTGATGCGCTAATACGTTCCGGGAAAAGGCTTGCAATTATTTCTACTGCTAATGACAGTATTTCAATGATTTTCCTGGAACGTGAGATGGACTATTATATCTATGATACAACTGAAGAATGCCTTCAAAAGGCATTAGAATTAATAGAACAAGATAAACATGAACTAATAGTTTTATATGATCGCCGTTATGATGCTACCATGCACCGTTTTTCACCAGAGAGTGAAGAATCACTGAAAGTTCTTAAACAAGTCATTAACTCATTTGCCACAATAGCAAAAGCAACTGAAAAAATATGGGCAAAGCATAATACAGTGATTGGCTTTTTAACTGATCATGGATGCCATGAAATTGACGGAAAACTAGGAAGCCATGGATTGGATATGCCTGAAGATATGAATGTTATACACTTTTATGGGTTTCAGCCAAAAAGGTAAAAGAAATCGATAATAGTTGGGAAATGTCTTTATCTAAACCGCAACATGCTGTAGTAGACAGGATATTTGCAAGAATTAAGCAAAAAAATAATTTGATTACAGTCTAAAGGAGTCTAGTAGAAAAAATTGATTAGGATTAGATATGAAACAGAAGCAGATTATAGAAAAGTGGAAGAAATCACCAGGAAAGCCTTTTGGAATTTGTATGTTCCCGGGTGCGATGAACATTACTTGGTTCATATTATGCGGGCCCACAAGGATTTTCTGCCGGAGCTGGATTTTGTGATTGAAGTTGATGGTCAAATAATAGGGAATATAATGTATACAAAAGCAAAACTTGTTGATGAATCCGGTAATAAAAAGGACATCATTTCGTTTGGCCCGGTTTGCATTTTACCTGAGTACCAGCGAAAGGGATATGGAAAAAAGCTGATAGAACATTCCTTTGAACAGGCGGTTGCACTTGGTTATGATGTAATTGTGATATTTGGAAATCCGGGTAACTATGTAAGTCTTGGATTCAAAAGCTGTAAAAAGTACAATGTATGTCTTGCGA
This region of Clostridiaceae bacterium genomic DNA includes:
- a CDS encoding zinc dependent phospholipase C family protein; the encoded protein is MATWMSHFRIAEYFLDKLENISEIEFIVGNIGPDCGEPNSDWSEFTPPREITHWRNERSEFGVDLDGFYNQYLAEPNRYFSFYLGYYIHLLADIEWEKQISCPKINKFKSEFEKNKHFIWDMKKDWYDLDHLFLKEHPTFKVFLVFSMIDEFPNKYLDYYSDTAIIRQIKFITNFYKNYSGDLNREFIYLTKEEMDKYHK
- a CDS encoding N-acetyltransferase — its product is MIRIRYETEADYRKVEEITRKAFWNLYVPGCDEHYLVHIMRAHKDFLPELDFVIEVDGQIIGNIMYTKAKLVDESGNKKDIISFGPVCILPEYQRKGYGKKLIEHSFEQAVALGYDVIVIFGNPGNYVSLGFKSCKKYNVCLANGTYPTAMMVKELTPGVLGGRKWIYYQSPVYEIDQEEARRFDEGFEPLVKKYQRN